A genomic stretch from Eubacterium sulci ATCC 35585 includes:
- a CDS encoding precorrin-6Y C5,15-methyltransferase: protein MKIYLIGMGCGTSKGATAVALDALKNADLIIGAPRLLEDLGDEFEARKVPAILAKDIAQVIDAESDEKLKSVAIAYSGDSGFYSGCRSLLPLLEGKGAEVQVLPGISSVQMLSARLQRPWHDWNLFSAHGVDCSAVTALLKGKPAYFLTGGALKPKNLCMELTEAGLGDHEVTIAERLSYSDEHIWHGKASDFVDQDFDTLAVVLCEKLEIKPRRTSGFDDESFTRGKVPMTKQEVRSVILSKLGIKEGETVWDVGAGTGSVSVEMALAANEGKVYAIECVPEGCELIDINRKKLGAWNLKVIEGKAPEALEGLPAPDAVFIGGTRGNMSPILEFIKEKNSKARICISAIAIESLGEATTELVRLGYDVSITQVSFSNDRPVGKLHMMIGGNPIFIVMGTPVR from the coding sequence ATGAAGATTTATCTTATAGGCATGGGCTGTGGCACTAGCAAAGGAGCTACGGCTGTAGCCTTGGATGCATTGAAAAATGCAGATTTGATTATTGGTGCACCAAGGCTTTTAGAGGACCTTGGTGATGAGTTTGAGGCTCGCAAGGTGCCAGCAATTCTAGCAAAGGATATTGCGCAGGTCATAGACGCTGAAAGTGACGAAAAGCTAAAAAGCGTAGCCATTGCATACAGTGGAGATTCAGGTTTCTATTCGGGATGCCGAAGCCTGCTTCCTCTCCTTGAGGGAAAGGGTGCAGAGGTTCAGGTTCTTCCAGGAATTTCAAGTGTTCAGATGCTTTCTGCAAGACTTCAGAGACCTTGGCACGACTGGAATTTGTTCTCGGCTCATGGAGTCGATTGCAGTGCAGTTACAGCTTTGCTGAAGGGAAAACCGGCTTACTTTTTGACAGGTGGGGCACTAAAGCCAAAGAACCTTTGCATGGAGCTAACAGAGGCTGGTCTTGGAGACCATGAAGTCACAATAGCAGAAAGACTCTCATATAGCGATGAGCATATTTGGCACGGAAAAGCTTCTGATTTTGTTGATCAGGACTTTGATACACTTGCGGTTGTACTCTGCGAAAAGCTTGAAATTAAGCCAAGACGTACATCGGGATTTGACGATGAGTCATTTACAAGGGGCAAGGTTCCTATGACAAAGCAGGAGGTTCGCTCCGTAATTCTATCAAAGCTAGGCATCAAAGAGGGAGAAACCGTTTGGGATGTTGGAGCGGGAACTGGAAGCGTATCAGTTGAAATGGCTCTTGCAGCAAATGAGGGCAAGGTTTACGCAATTGAGTGCGTGCCAGAGGGCTGTGAGCTAATTGATATTAATAGAAAAAAGCTAGGTGCTTGGAATCTCAAGGTTATTGAGGGTAAGGCACCAGAGGCCCTAGAGGGACTGCCAGCACCAGATGCGGTGTTTATCGGTGGTACTAGGGGCAATATGAGTCCAATTTTGGAATTCATAAAGGAGAAGAATAGCAAAGCTAGAATCTGTATCTCAGCTATTGCTATTGAAAGTCTTGGAGAGGCGACTACAGAGCTTGTAAGGCTTGGCTATGATGTGAGCATCACTCAGGTAAGCTTTAGCAATGATAGGCCAGTAGGAAAGCTTCACATGATGATAGGTGGAAACCCTATATTTATAGTCATGGGAACTCCCGTGAGATAG
- a CDS encoding precorrin-3B C17-methyltransferase (catalyzes the formation of precorrin-4 from precorrin-3B and S-adenosyl-L-methionine) — protein sequence MTKVYAVGLGPGGKEMMTEEAICAIEKSDVICGYTVYVDLITSMFPEKETFTTPMKKEIDRCKWALETAQSGKTVAMVCSGDSGVYGMAGLLLQLLHSYKDVEVEVVPGITAAISGAAVLGAPVGHDFCVISLSDLLTPWELIVKRLELAAEGDFITCLYNPRSKKRIEHLTTACNIMLKHRSEDTVCGWVKNIGREGEEYRICTLKELDNEPIDMFTTVFIGSSQTKLVDGKMVTPRGYEKHEDMFV from the coding sequence ATGACAAAAGTTTATGCGGTTGGATTAGGACCGGGTGGAAAAGAAATGATGACTGAAGAGGCTATTTGCGCTATTGAAAAGTCAGATGTCATCTGTGGATATACGGTGTATGTAGACCTTATAACTTCAATGTTTCCAGAGAAGGAAACCTTTACTACACCTATGAAGAAGGAAATTGATCGTTGCAAATGGGCGCTAGAAACAGCTCAGTCAGGAAAGACTGTTGCCATGGTCTGCAGTGGAGATTCTGGTGTTTATGGAATGGCTGGCCTTTTGCTACAGCTACTTCACAGCTATAAGGATGTTGAGGTTGAGGTTGTTCCAGGAATTACAGCTGCAATTTCAGGAGCAGCGGTTCTTGGCGCACCAGTGGGACACGATTTCTGCGTGATTTCACTTTCAGATCTTTTGACACCATGGGAATTGATTGTGAAGAGACTAGAGCTTGCGGCAGAGGGAGACTTCATCACATGCCTATATAACCCTAGATCAAAGAAACGTATCGAGCATCTAACAACGGCTTGCAATATCATGCTCAAGCATAGAAGCGAAGACACGGTTTGTGGCTGGGTTAAGAACATTGGCAGAGAGGGTGAAGAGTACAGAATCTGCACACTCAAGGAGCTTGATAATGAGCCTATTGATATGTTTACAACAGTGTTTATCGGATCATCACAGACAAAGCTTGTAGATGGTAAGATGGTAACACCAAGAGGATACGAAAAGCATGAAGATATGTTTGTTTAG
- the cbiF gene encoding cobalt-precorrin-4 C(11)-methyltransferase (catalyzes the formation of cobalt-precorrin-5 from cobalt-precorrin-4) gives MVNFVGAGPGGEDLITLRGARLLGEADCIIYAGSLVNPALLKMAKEGCEIYDSAKMTLEEVIDVIKRVEMQGRMTVRLHTGDPCLYGAIREQMDLLDELQISYEYIPGVSSFCGAAAAINAEYTLPDVTQTVIITRMEGRTPVPEKEKMHLLAQAGATMVIFLSSSLLDKVQEELLKGAYTEDTPAAIVYKATWPEERSYRCTVGTLAQTAKENGVTKTALIMVGDFLGDEYKRSLLYHPGFTTEYREASK, from the coding sequence ATGGTTAATTTCGTGGGGGCAGGTCCTGGTGGAGAGGATCTAATAACGCTGAGAGGCGCGAGGCTACTTGGCGAGGCTGACTGTATAATATATGCCGGAAGCTTGGTAAATCCAGCTTTGCTAAAAATGGCAAAAGAGGGTTGTGAGATTTATGACAGTGCAAAGATGACACTCGAAGAGGTTATAGACGTAATAAAGCGTGTAGAAATGCAGGGAAGAATGACTGTTAGACTTCATACAGGTGACCCTTGTCTTTACGGTGCAATACGTGAGCAGATGGATTTGCTCGATGAGCTTCAGATTTCATACGAGTATATACCGGGAGTTTCAAGCTTTTGTGGAGCAGCAGCAGCAATAAATGCTGAGTATACGCTTCCAGATGTAACTCAGACGGTTATCATTACAAGAATGGAAGGACGTACACCTGTGCCTGAGAAGGAAAAAATGCATCTTCTAGCACAGGCTGGAGCAACGATGGTAATATTCCTATCATCATCGCTTCTAGATAAGGTTCAGGAGGAACTCCTCAAGGGTGCATATACTGAGGACACACCTGCGGCTATCGTCTACAAGGCTACATGGCCAGAGGAGAGAAGCTATAGATGTACAGTAGGAACTCTTGCTCAGACAGCAAAGGAGAACGGCGTAACAAAGACAGCGCTTATCATGGTAGGTGACTTCCTAGGAGATGAGTACAAGCGCAGCCTGCTATACCATCCAGGGTTCACAACAGAGTATCGTGAGGCAAGCAAGTGA
- a CDS encoding cobalt-precorrin-6A synthase codes for MGFEHYLRSGNQKLRCGYTTGTCAALAATGATILMLSGKAPETVGLMTGKGIRVDVPLADFGTGGDDAWSSIIKDAGDDADVTDGIRVYATVSKIDNKEIEIDGGEGVGRVTKPGLDQPVGNAAINSTPRRMIKEAVESVCEDYGYEGGIRVIISVPEGIEAAKRTFNSMIGVEGGISILGTSGIVEPMSMQALVATIEVTMRQAAVESKDLILIPGNYGESFVANEHVETYGIPSVKFSNFLGEALDMAVAEDFERVLLIGHIGKMVKVAGSIMNTHSRSADCRKEIFCAHTIMCGGSGELGREIMKAATTDACIEILDKENMREKVMESIVSSIQKVLNRRVKDELKIGVCTFSNEYGLLGVSEGAKEIIDEWNSEKKANIKLEY; via the coding sequence ATGGGATTTGAACACTACCTGCGTTCAGGAAATCAAAAATTGCGCTGTGGGTACACAACAGGGACCTGTGCGGCACTTGCTGCAACGGGAGCTACTATTTTGATGCTCAGTGGCAAGGCCCCTGAAACTGTCGGACTCATGACAGGAAAGGGTATACGCGTTGATGTTCCGCTAGCAGATTTTGGAACAGGTGGGGACGATGCTTGGAGCAGCATAATCAAGGATGCAGGAGACGATGCCGATGTAACAGACGGAATACGCGTATATGCGACGGTATCAAAGATAGACAATAAAGAGATTGAAATTGACGGCGGCGAGGGCGTAGGAAGAGTAACAAAGCCTGGGCTAGACCAGCCTGTTGGCAATGCTGCAATAAACAGTACGCCTCGCCGTATGATCAAAGAGGCAGTAGAAAGCGTATGCGAGGACTACGGCTATGAGGGAGGAATTAGAGTTATAATCTCGGTGCCTGAAGGCATTGAGGCAGCTAAGAGAACCTTTAACTCCATGATAGGAGTAGAGGGAGGAATATCTATCCTAGGAACATCTGGAATAGTTGAGCCGATGAGCATGCAAGCTCTGGTTGCTACAATTGAGGTGACGATGAGACAGGCTGCTGTAGAATCTAAGGACCTGATTTTGATACCAGGAAACTACGGCGAAAGCTTTGTTGCAAACGAGCACGTGGAAACCTATGGAATACCTAGCGTTAAGTTTTCCAACTTCCTAGGGGAGGCACTTGATATGGCGGTTGCAGAGGACTTTGAGAGAGTTCTTCTCATAGGGCATATCGGAAAGATGGTCAAGGTCGCAGGCTCTATAATGAATACGCACTCAAGGAGTGCAGATTGCCGTAAGGAAATTTTCTGTGCGCATACGATAATGTGTGGCGGAAGCGGAGAGCTTGGCAGAGAGATAATGAAAGCGGCAACGACAGATGCTTGTATAGAGATTCTCGACAAGGAAAATATGAGAGAAAAAGTGATGGAGAGCATAGTTTCATCCATTCAGAAGGTTCTTAATAGAAGAGTCAAAGATGAGCTAAAAATAGGGGTTTGTACTTTCTCAAATGAATACGGACTTCTAGGTGTTAGCGAAGGGGCTAAGGAGATTATTGACGAGTGGAATAGCGAGAAAAAGGCTAACATTAAACTCGAATACTAG
- a CDS encoding sirohydrochlorin cobaltochelatase, with product MKKLLSVVVIAVLSMSMLLTGCGEKKDSGNAKASSDKEILVVSFGTSYSNSRHVTIGAIEDAIREAYPDYQVRRAFTAQIIIDKLKKEENIEIDNVKQALDRAVANGVKTLIVQPTHLMNGLEYNDLKKELDKYKDKFDKIALGEPLLTSDEDYKQVIAAITNDTKEYLDGETAICFMGHGTEAESNKVYATMQEKLKAAGYNDYFVGTVEAKPSVDDLIAQVKESGKYKRVILQPLMVVAGDHANNDMAGDEEDSWATKFKAAGFEVKPVLRGLGQNYDIQKIYLEHLKAAIDSLK from the coding sequence ATGAAGAAATTATTATCTGTAGTAGTTATCGCGGTTCTCTCAATGTCAATGCTTTTGACAGGATGCGGAGAGAAGAAGGACAGCGGAAATGCAAAAGCTTCAAGCGATAAGGAAATTTTGGTTGTTAGCTTTGGTACAAGCTACAGCAACAGCAGACACGTGACTATCGGTGCGATTGAAGATGCAATCAGAGAAGCTTACCCTGATTATCAGGTACGCAGAGCGTTCACTGCTCAGATCATAATCGACAAGCTCAAGAAGGAAGAGAATATCGAGATTGACAATGTAAAGCAGGCACTTGATAGAGCTGTTGCAAATGGAGTTAAGACTCTAATTGTTCAGCCTACACACCTTATGAACGGTCTTGAGTATAACGATCTTAAGAAGGAACTTGATAAGTACAAGGATAAGTTTGACAAGATTGCTCTTGGCGAGCCACTTCTAACAAGCGATGAAGACTATAAGCAGGTTATCGCAGCAATCACAAATGATACTAAGGAATACCTTGATGGAGAGACAGCAATCTGCTTCATGGGACATGGAACAGAAGCTGAATCAAATAAGGTTTACGCAACTATGCAGGAGAAGCTAAAGGCAGCTGGATACAACGATTACTTCGTTGGAACAGTAGAGGCTAAACCTTCAGTTGACGATCTTATCGCTCAGGTAAAGGAAAGCGGAAAGTACAAGAGAGTTATCCTTCAGCCACTTATGGTAGTTGCAGGCGATCACGCAAACAACGATATGGCTGGTGATGAGGAAGATAGCTGGGCAACAAAGTTCAAGGCAGCAGGATTTGAAGTTAAGCCAGTTCTAAGAGGACTAGGACAGAATTATGACATCCAGAAAATCTATCTAGAGCATTTAAAGGCAGCTATCGATTCACTCAAATAA
- a CDS encoding 50S ribosomal protein L31, with translation MKEGIHPDYVECKVTCACGNTFVTKSTKPELRLEVCSACHPFFTGQQKFINRGGRVEKFKNKYNID, from the coding sequence ATGAAGGAAGGAATCCATCCTGATTATGTGGAATGTAAAGTAACTTGCGCATGCGGAAACACATTTGTAACTAAGTCTACTAAGCCAGAGCTAAGACTAGAAGTTTGCTCAGCGTGCCATCCGTTCTTTACAGGTCAGCAGAAGTTCATCAACCGTGGTGGACGTGTTGAGAAGTTCAAGAACAAGTACAATATCGACTAA
- a CDS encoding membrane protein encodes MDLSKIFLKDACPTSIGGQAVMGGVMMRGTDRMAIAMRVPDGRIHIKTQPIKPIGRWAKIPIVRGVVSFFSSMVIGMKTLIYSADVLEAYTMDEEGTEAAEEAKPGKLESWLVKHFGEKAVWNLMIYVSVLIAIAVSVLAFVLFPTVVVNLLGKVTKNHILLNLAEGLLRILMFIGYILLISKMEDIRVTFQYHGSEHKTIHCFENGLELTPENAQSFYTLHPRCGTSFLMFVMVISLILFSMLGWPNLLMRILSRIVLIPVVAGLSYEVLKWAGRSDGTLVKMMSMPGILLQKLTTKEPTNEQLEVAIASMKAVLVPKETPYIEGICDKDANLIEERHIEREGNKE; translated from the coding sequence ATGGATTTAAGTAAGATTTTTTTGAAGGATGCTTGCCCTACTTCTATTGGAGGACAGGCGGTAATGGGAGGCGTGATGATGCGCGGAACTGATCGCATGGCGATTGCGATGCGTGTTCCTGACGGCAGAATTCACATAAAGACTCAGCCGATAAAGCCTATCGGACGCTGGGCCAAGATTCCTATTGTCCGCGGAGTGGTTTCGTTTTTTAGCTCCATGGTAATAGGCATGAAGACTTTGATATATTCAGCTGATGTGCTTGAGGCATATACGATGGACGAGGAAGGCACTGAGGCTGCTGAGGAGGCAAAGCCTGGCAAACTAGAGTCGTGGCTAGTTAAACACTTCGGAGAAAAGGCTGTTTGGAACCTGATGATTTACGTCTCGGTTTTGATAGCAATCGCTGTGAGTGTGCTTGCTTTCGTGCTGTTTCCAACCGTGGTCGTAAACTTACTCGGTAAGGTGACAAAGAATCATATTTTGCTCAATCTCGCTGAGGGACTTTTGAGAATTTTGATGTTCATAGGATATATACTTTTGATAAGTAAGATGGAGGACATTCGCGTAACCTTTCAGTATCACGGCTCAGAGCACAAGACGATTCACTGCTTTGAGAATGGGCTTGAGCTTACACCTGAGAACGCGCAGAGCTTTTACACACTTCATCCGCGCTGTGGAACGAGCTTTTTGATGTTTGTCATGGTCATAAGTTTGATTTTGTTCTCTATGCTTGGGTGGCCTAATCTGCTGATGAGAATATTGTCGAGAATTGTCTTGATACCAGTTGTTGCAGGGCTTTCGTACGAGGTGCTCAAGTGGGCAGGAAGAAGCGATGGAACGCTTGTTAAGATGATGAGCATGCCAGGAATTCTGCTTCAGAAGCTGACAACAAAGGAGCCGACAAATGAGCAGCTAGAGGTTGCAATAGCTTCGATGAAGGCGGTTCTAGTACCAAAGGAAACACCTTATATTGAGGGAATTTGTGACAAGGACGCGAATTTGATTGAGGAAAGACATATAGAGCGAGAAGGAAATAAGGAATGA
- a CDS encoding transcription termination factor Rho, with amino-acid sequence MAKSKILIESEAIEEKLTEEESAPAPKKRGRPRKVKPEEAEETPAVEAEETASKEGSSDSLDAIEPKIDDIEASDADAEQKLTAKEIRDSRPRPEVCGILEIAEDGFGFLRFNNFLTSDKDIYVSPTQIRRFNLKTGDKVCGISRLPNDGERFGALLYVKTVNDEEPGIAIKRPDFEDLTPIFPQERLTLERTSKDLSMRLIDLISPIGKGQRGLIVAPPKAGKTTLLKRIANSIEQNHPDVELIVFLVDERPEEVTDMKRSLSSGEVIYSTFDERPQHHVKVAEMVLARAKRLAEHKKDVVILLDSITRLARAYNLVEPTSGRTLSGGLDPSALYKPKKFFGAARNVEEGGSITILATALVETGSRMDDVIYEEFKGTGNMELHLDRKLSEKRIFPAFDLNRSGTRREDLLMTQAELEAIWTMRRALSNVNPHEVSEIIIDNLANTTNNKNFIQVIKKILGQDQKKYM; translated from the coding sequence ATGGCAAAGAGTAAAATTTTGATTGAAAGCGAAGCAATCGAGGAAAAGCTTACTGAAGAAGAGAGTGCTCCTGCACCTAAGAAGAGGGGAAGACCTCGCAAGGTCAAGCCTGAGGAGGCTGAGGAGACGCCTGCTGTAGAGGCTGAGGAGACTGCTTCCAAGGAAGGTAGTAGCGATTCTTTGGATGCTATTGAGCCGAAAATTGATGATATAGAGGCTTCCGATGCAGATGCCGAGCAAAAGCTTACAGCAAAGGAAATACGCGATTCTAGGCCAAGACCTGAGGTTTGCGGTATACTTGAAATTGCTGAGGACGGCTTTGGATTTTTGAGATTTAATAACTTCCTTACTAGCGACAAGGATATCTATGTTTCACCTACTCAGATCAGAAGATTTAATCTGAAGACGGGTGATAAAGTTTGCGGAATTTCAAGACTGCCAAATGATGGAGAAAGATTCGGTGCTCTGCTCTATGTTAAGACAGTAAACGATGAAGAGCCGGGAATTGCCATAAAGAGGCCGGACTTTGAGGATTTAACGCCTATATTCCCTCAGGAGAGGCTCACACTTGAGAGAACATCAAAGGACCTTTCTATGAGACTTATCGACCTGATTTCTCCTATAGGAAAGGGTCAGAGAGGACTTATTGTCGCACCGCCAAAGGCTGGTAAGACAACGCTTCTAAAGAGAATCGCAAATAGCATAGAGCAAAATCACCCCGACGTTGAGCTAATCGTATTCCTAGTTGATGAAAGACCTGAGGAAGTAACGGATATGAAACGTTCGCTTAGCAGCGGCGAGGTAATATATTCTACTTTTGATGAGAGACCTCAGCATCACGTCAAGGTTGCCGAGATGGTTCTAGCTAGAGCCAAGAGACTTGCTGAGCATAAGAAGGACGTAGTAATTTTGCTGGATAGTATCACTAGACTTGCAAGAGCATATAACCTTGTTGAGCCAACTTCAGGAAGGACACTCTCAGGTGGTCTTGATCCGAGTGCGCTTTACAAGCCTAAGAAGTTCTTTGGAGCTGCTCGTAATGTCGAGGAGGGCGGAAGCATCACAATACTTGCAACAGCTCTTGTTGAGACAGGTTCTAGAATGGACGATGTTATATACGAGGAATTCAAGGGTACAGGTAATATGGAGCTACATCTTGACCGTAAGCTTTCCGAGAAGAGGATTTTCCCTGCCTTTGACCTTAACAGATCCGGTACAAGGCGAGAGGATCTTTTGATGACTCAGGCTGAGCTTGAGGCAATTTGGACTATGAGAAGAGCTCTATCAAATGTAAATCCGCATGAGGTTTCAGAGATTATCATAGATAATCTTGCAAATACAACGAACAACAAGAACTTCATTCAGGTTATTAAGAAGATCCTGGGACAGGACCAGAAGAAATACATGTAA
- a CDS encoding asparaginyl-tRNA synthetase translates to MESIQLRELHRNTAEYAGKEVTVRGWVRTNRNSNKFGFIELNDGSFFTPVQIVYEADKLANFDEIGKAKVSAALCVRGKLELTPDAKQPFEIKAEEVLIEADTDADYPLQKKRHSVEFLREIAHLRPRSNLFSAVFRVRSIAAYAIHKFFQDQNFVYTHTPIITGSDAEGAGEMFQITTLDLDNIPRTEEGQIDYSQDFFGKHTGLTVSGQLEGEAYAMAFRNIYTFGPTFRAENSNTARHASEFWMIEPEIAFADLEDNMQLAEAMVKYIINYVLEHAPEEMEFFNKFVDKGLLERLHGIVSSDFGRVTYTEAVELLQKSGKEFQYPVEWGIDLQTEHERYLTEEIFKKPLFVTDYPKDIKAFYMRVNDDNKTVAACDLLVPGVGEIIGGSQREERIDVLTSRMEAMGLDAKDYSWYLDLRKYGGVKHAGYGLGFERMVMYLTGVSNIRDVIPFPRTPKSAEF, encoded by the coding sequence ATGGAGTCAATTCAGCTAAGAGAATTACACAGAAACACAGCAGAATATGCGGGCAAGGAAGTTACGGTTAGAGGTTGGGTGAGAACTAATCGAAATTCCAATAAATTTGGGTTTATCGAGCTGAATGATGGTAGCTTTTTCACACCTGTTCAGATAGTTTATGAGGCAGATAAGCTTGCTAATTTTGATGAGATAGGCAAGGCTAAGGTTTCAGCTGCGCTTTGCGTAAGGGGAAAACTAGAGCTTACTCCGGATGCGAAGCAACCGTTTGAGATTAAGGCTGAGGAGGTTTTGATAGAGGCGGACACTGATGCGGATTATCCACTTCAGAAGAAGCGTCATTCAGTAGAGTTTTTGCGTGAGATTGCGCATCTAAGACCAAGGAGCAACCTGTTCTCAGCGGTTTTCCGTGTTAGATCAATTGCGGCTTATGCTATTCATAAGTTCTTCCAGGATCAGAACTTTGTTTACACTCACACACCAATTATAACAGGTAGTGATGCTGAGGGTGCTGGCGAGATGTTCCAGATTACAACGCTTGATTTAGATAATATTCCAAGAACTGAAGAGGGTCAGATAGATTATAGTCAGGATTTCTTCGGAAAGCACACAGGGCTTACAGTAAGCGGACAGCTTGAGGGTGAGGCTTACGCTATGGCTTTCAGAAACATCTACACATTTGGACCTACATTCCGTGCTGAGAATTCAAACACAGCAAGACATGCTTCAGAGTTTTGGATGATAGAGCCTGAGATTGCTTTTGCTGATCTTGAGGATAACATGCAGCTTGCAGAGGCTATGGTTAAGTACATAATCAACTACGTGCTTGAGCATGCACCTGAGGAGATGGAGTTCTTTAACAAGTTTGTTGATAAGGGACTGCTGGAGCGTCTACATGGCATTGTTTCATCAGACTTTGGCAGGGTTACATATACTGAGGCTGTTGAACTTCTTCAGAAGTCAGGCAAGGAGTTCCAGTATCCAGTAGAGTGGGGAATCGACCTTCAGACAGAGCACGAGCGTTATTTGACAGAGGAGATTTTCAAGAAGCCGCTGTTCGTAACAGATTATCCTAAGGATATCAAGGCCTTCTACATGAGAGTAAACGACGACAACAAGACTGTTGCTGCTTGCGACCTTCTCGTTCCGGGCGTTGGCGAAATCATCGGCGGAAGCCAGAGAGAAGAACGTATCGATGTTCTAACAAGCCGAATGGAGGCTATGGGACTTGACGCTAAGGATTACAGCTGGTACCTAGATCTTCGTAAGTACGGTGGTGTTAAGCACGCTGGCTACGGACTTGGATTTGAGAGAATGGTAATGTATCTCACAGGTGTAAGCAACATCAGAGACGTAATCCCATTCCCAAGAACTCCTAAGAGTGCAGAGTTCTAG
- a CDS encoding transposase: protein MITKNNKRLDQMQIVSLESLVPEEHLLRKIDKAVDFSFIYDLVEERYSPDTGRPSLDPVTLIKIPIIQYMFGIKSMRQTIKDIEVNVAYRWFIGLDFNDSVPHFSTFGKNYKRRFEGTDLFEQIFVEILLQCMNHKLVCTDEIFVDATHIKAAANRKKAKKILVAKKSARFYDEKLKKEINEDRQEHGKKNLKSKDDDEHIDGDGIEVKEQKQSTVDPESGWFHKGEHKEVFAYAIETACDKHGWILDYTVHPGNEHDSTTFPKLYNKLKKFNPTHIVLDAGYKTPAIAKLLIDDGITPVMPYKRTYSKNGFFSKNDFVYDEYYDEYICPENKILRYSTTNREGYKEYRSNKKICKDCSSLWKCTSSKQKQKILTRHIWSEYIEQCEDIRLRKGMKELYALRKETIERCFGTAKEHHGMRYTQQRGKDKMLMKVGLTFACMNMKKLARILWNRESLKTIMNHFFKLIRYSVSISLV from the coding sequence ATGATTACAAAGAACAACAAACGACTTGATCAAATGCAAATAGTATCACTTGAATCATTAGTTCCTGAGGAACATTTACTTAGAAAAATCGACAAGGCTGTAGATTTTTCATTCATTTACGATTTAGTTGAGGAAAGATATTCACCTGATACGGGCAGACCAAGTCTTGATCCTGTAACATTGATTAAAATACCAATAATCCAATATATGTTTGGGATAAAAAGTATGAGGCAAACCATTAAAGATATTGAAGTTAATGTTGCGTACAGATGGTTTATTGGGCTTGACTTTAATGATTCAGTGCCTCATTTTAGTACATTTGGGAAGAATTACAAAAGAAGATTTGAAGGCACAGATTTGTTTGAGCAGATATTCGTAGAAATACTTCTTCAATGTATGAATCATAAATTAGTATGTACAGATGAAATATTTGTTGATGCAACTCACATAAAAGCAGCAGCAAACAGAAAGAAAGCAAAGAAAATATTAGTTGCGAAGAAGTCTGCAAGATTTTACGATGAGAAGCTAAAAAAGGAAATCAATGAAGATAGACAAGAACATGGCAAAAAGAACTTAAAATCCAAAGACGATGATGAGCATATAGATGGTGATGGGATTGAAGTAAAAGAGCAAAAGCAAAGCACAGTAGATCCTGAGAGCGGATGGTTCCATAAAGGTGAGCATAAAGAGGTATTTGCATACGCAATAGAGACAGCATGCGATAAACATGGGTGGATACTTGATTACACGGTACATCCGGGAAATGAACATGATAGTACAACATTTCCAAAGCTTTACAATAAACTAAAGAAATTTAATCCTACACATATTGTACTTGATGCAGGCTACAAAACTCCAGCAATAGCAAAGCTTCTGATAGACGATGGGATAACACCTGTAATGCCGTACAAAAGGACTTACAGTAAAAATGGATTCTTTAGTAAAAATGACTTTGTTTATGATGAGTATTACGATGAATATATATGTCCTGAGAATAAGATACTAAGGTATTCCACAACCAACAGAGAGGGATATAAGGAGTATAGGAGCAACAAGAAAATTTGCAAAGATTGTTCTTCTTTGTGGAAGTGTACTTCAAGCAAACAGAAACAGAAAATATTAACAAGACATATATGGAGTGAGTATATTGAGCAGTGTGAAGATATACGCTTAAGAAAAGGAATGAAAGAGCTCTATGCGTTAAGAAAAGAAACGATAGAGCGATGTTTTGGTACAGCAAAAGAGCATCATGGTATGAGATATACGCAGCAAAGGGGAAAAGATAAAATGCTGATGAAAGTCGGATTAACCTTTGCGTGTATGAATATGAAAAAGTTAGCGAGGATACTATGGAATAGAGAATCGCTTAAAACTATTATGAATCATTTTTTTAAACTAATTAGATACTCTGTATCAATAAGTTTAGTTTAA